The nucleotide sequence GGGTGCGCAGCAGGTTCAGGCACACCCGCCCGACGATCGTGGTCAGCCACCCCGCGACGTTCTCCACCCCGTCGGCGCCCGCCCGGTCGGCCCGCAGCCAGGTCTCCTGCACGGCGTCGTCGGCCTCGCTCACCGAGCCGAGCATCCGGTACGCCACCGCCCGCAGCCGCGCCCGATGCCCCTCGAACAGTTCCGCCGACCATGCGCCGTCGCCCACCTGTCACATTCCTTCCGCGCGGGGTGTCACGGAAGTAGAACACCGAGAACCCGCCCGGGGGACCAGGACGCAGACGTTCCGGTTCCCGCGAAACTGGGAGCAGTCATGACCTCCAGCGCATCAGCCGTCCTGGTCACCGGTGGCACCGGCACGCTCGGCCGCCATGTCGTCCCCCTGCTGCGGGAGGCCGGCCGCGAGGTACGCGTCCTCAGCCGGAGCGGCGGGGACGGCAGCGACCACGTCGCCGTCGACCTCCTCACCGGCACCGGACTCGACGCCGCCCTGGACGGCATCGGCACCGTGCTCCACCTCGCGGGCGGCCCCAAGGGCGACGACACCGCCACTCGCAACCTGGTGCGCGCCGCGCGAGCCGCCGACGTGCGACACCTCGTGTACATCTCCGTCATCGGCGCCGACCGGGTGCCGCTCGCCTGGCTCAGGTCGAAGCTGGCCGCCGAGCAGGCGATCGCCGGGTCCGGGCTGCCGTGGACCACGCTGCGGGCGGCCCAGTTCCACGAACTCACCCTGAAGACGGTCGAGTCGATGGCCAAGCTGCCGGTCTTCCCGGTTCCGGGCGGGCTGCGCCTCCAGCCGGTCGACTCCCGGGACGTGGCCGCCCGCCTCGCCGACCTCACCCTCGGCACCCCGGCCGGACTCGTCCCCGACCTCGCCGGACCCCAGGTGTACGGACTCGCCGAACTGGCCCGCGGCTACCTGGCGGCCCACGGCAAGCGCCGCCCGATGCTGCCGGTCCGCATCCCCGGCAAGGCGGGCCGTGCCTACCGCGCGGGCGACAACCTGACGCTCACCGGCGCGGACACGGGCAAGCGCACCTGGGAGGAGTTCCTCGCGGAACGGGCTTCCTAGGCCCCCTCTTTCAGCACCCGCGACACCAGCTCCCGCTGGGCCTCGGTCAGCCGGGGGTCGGCCGCGTGGACGGTGTGGCCGTCCACCGTGATCTCGTAGTGGAAGCCGTCCGGGACGCCCGCCAAAGGGGCGTCCGGCGCGGCGGCCAGGGCGCGGTCGGCCAGGGTGCGCCACTCCTGGGCGTCGGCGCGCCCCGAGGTGTCGACCTCGGCCTGCCGCTCGATGCCCGCGAAGCCGCCCGTGCGCCGTACTTGGATACGCATGGCCCCAGTGTCCGGTACCGGCGGCTACAGCGTCTGCACCCCCACTTCCTCCCACGCCTTCTCCACGGCCTGGAGTTCGGCGCCCGCGCCGAACCGCTCGCGGGCGGCCTTCACGGTCAGGGTGGCGAAGTCGGCGAACTGGGCGTCCTCCTTCAGCTTGCCGCCG is from Streptomyces seoulensis and encodes:
- a CDS encoding protealysin inhibitor emfourin, yielding MRIQVRRTGGFAGIERQAEVDTSGRADAQEWRTLADRALAAAPDAPLAGVPDGFHYEITVDGHTVHAADPRLTEAQRELVSRVLKEGA
- a CDS encoding SDR family oxidoreductase encodes the protein MTSSASAVLVTGGTGTLGRHVVPLLREAGREVRVLSRSGGDGSDHVAVDLLTGTGLDAALDGIGTVLHLAGGPKGDDTATRNLVRAARAADVRHLVYISVIGADRVPLAWLRSKLAAEQAIAGSGLPWTTLRAAQFHELTLKTVESMAKLPVFPVPGGLRLQPVDSRDVAARLADLTLGTPAGLVPDLAGPQVYGLAELARGYLAAHGKRRPMLPVRIPGKAGRAYRAGDNLTLTGADTGKRTWEEFLAERAS